From Geitlerinema sp. PCC 9228, the proteins below share one genomic window:
- the purS gene encoding phosphoribosylformylglycinamidine synthase subunit PurS: MIQYQAKIRVTLRPSVLDPAGTAVASGLQNMGYNTVEQVRMGKYIELTLQAENQTQAEEMVNSMCDRLLANPVIENYDFDVEAVAAGANT; the protein is encoded by the coding sequence GTGATTCAATATCAAGCGAAAATTCGCGTTACCCTGCGCCCTTCTGTTTTGGACCCTGCTGGTACAGCTGTAGCCTCGGGATTGCAAAATATGGGCTACAATACAGTCGAGCAGGTACGGATGGGTAAGTATATCGAACTGACCTTGCAGGCAGAAAACCAAACCCAAGCGGAAGAAATGGTTAATAGCATGTGCGATCGCTTGCTAGCCAATCCGGTGATTGAAAACTACGACTTTGACGTGGAAGCTGTGGCGGCGGGGGCAAACACATGA